Proteins co-encoded in one Thermoanaerobaculia bacterium genomic window:
- a CDS encoding glycosyltransferase, with translation MKPLSILQVLEKGHFNTGSVVQMFQLAENLHRRGHRVAVVSRGEGQIRERCAAAGVDFIGLPMRNEFDLGSAAKLARLYRERAVDVVHVHKGIAHSVALAATFLGRRKPAIVVNRGVSFPLDAFNRTKFHVRLGAVVTVCEDIKKVIVASGRLRPDQVRVIYAGVDLDVFDPAKLDRGEVRREWGVGGEDFLVVQVGAREWKGWKHLVDATALARPRIPNLKTAIVACKNEEQKAEVAAYAAARGVADAVLPIGFRYDMPKVLMAADLAIDLSYEGLGVTGTIREAMALGKPVIATAAGGNPELVVDGESGLLVPVKDPAAAAEAIVRIAANPEEASRLARGGRARVEAGFSSKVRLDRIEALYRELAGSVGNEAAA, from the coding sequence GTGAAGCCCCTCTCGATCCTGCAGGTGCTCGAGAAGGGGCACTTCAACACGGGCTCGGTCGTCCAGATGTTCCAGCTCGCCGAGAACCTGCATCGCCGCGGGCATCGCGTGGCCGTCGTCTCGCGAGGCGAGGGGCAGATCCGCGAGCGCTGTGCGGCGGCCGGCGTCGATTTCATCGGGCTCCCGATGCGAAACGAGTTCGACCTCGGATCGGCGGCGAAGCTCGCGCGCCTCTACCGCGAGCGCGCGGTGGACGTCGTCCACGTCCACAAGGGAATCGCGCATTCCGTCGCGCTCGCGGCGACGTTCCTCGGACGGAGGAAGCCGGCGATCGTCGTCAATCGCGGCGTCTCCTTTCCTCTCGACGCGTTCAACCGGACGAAGTTCCACGTCCGTCTGGGCGCCGTGGTCACCGTCTGCGAGGACATCAAGAAGGTGATCGTCGCCTCGGGAAGGCTTCGCCCCGACCAGGTCCGCGTGATCTACGCGGGGGTCGACCTCGACGTCTTCGATCCGGCGAAGCTCGACCGCGGCGAGGTGCGGCGGGAATGGGGCGTGGGCGGCGAGGACTTCCTGGTGGTGCAGGTCGGCGCCCGCGAGTGGAAAGGGTGGAAGCATCTCGTCGACGCGACGGCGCTCGCGCGGCCGCGCATCCCGAACCTGAAGACCGCGATCGTCGCCTGCAAGAACGAGGAGCAGAAAGCGGAGGTCGCGGCCTACGCGGCGGCCCGCGGCGTCGCGGACGCGGTGCTTCCGATCGGCTTCCGTTACGACATGCCGAAGGTCCTCATGGCCGCCGATCTCGCGATCGACCTCTCCTACGAGGGTCTCGGCGTGACCGGGACGATCCGGGAAGCGATGGCGCTCGGGAAGCCGGTGATCGCGACGGCCGCCGGCGGGAATCCCGAGCTCGTCGTCGACGGCGAGTCGGGGCTGCTCGTGCCGGTGAAGGACCCCGCCGCCGCGGCGGAGGCGATCGTCCGGATCGCGGCGAATCCCGAGGAGGCGTCTCGGCTCGCCCGCGGCGGACGCGCCCGGGTCGAGGCGGGCTTCTCGTCGAAGGTCCGGCTCGACCGGATCGAGGCGCTCTATCGGGAGCTCGCCGGCTCCGTCGGGAACGAGGCCGCGGCGTGA
- a CDS encoding UPF0758 domain-containing protein, which yields MSSSMLRDLPEEERPRERLDRLGPKALAHHELLAILLRTGRRGESSVALAQAVLKEAGGLARLSTLSAGQLVKLRLGRVQALTLSAAIELAARMGSDEVAREKFSSPERVATYLTRLYARRTQESTGVLLLDARHRLLRDRECYTGTIDRALVEPREILKQALLEDAAAMILYH from the coding sequence GTGAGTTCGTCGATGTTGCGGGACCTCCCGGAAGAGGAGCGTCCGCGCGAGCGCCTCGACCGCCTCGGCCCGAAGGCCCTGGCGCACCACGAGCTCCTCGCGATCCTCCTCCGGACCGGCCGCCGCGGCGAGAGCTCGGTGGCGCTCGCGCAGGCGGTCCTGAAGGAAGCGGGCGGGCTCGCGCGTCTCTCGACGCTCTCGGCGGGGCAGCTCGTGAAGCTCCGTCTCGGCCGGGTCCAGGCGCTGACCCTTTCCGCCGCGATCGAGCTCGCCGCGCGGATGGGAAGCGACGAGGTCGCCCGCGAGAAGTTCTCGAGCCCCGAACGCGTCGCCACCTACCTGACGCGGCTCTATGCGCGGCGCACGCAGGAATCGACGGGAGTGCTGCTCCTGGATGCGCGCCACCGGCTGCTCCGGGACCGGGAGTGCTACACGGGGACGATCGACCGCGCGCTCGTCGAGCCGCGCGAGATCCTGAAGCAGGCGCTCCTCGAGGACGCGGCGGCGATGATCCTGTACCAC